The following DNA comes from Naumovozyma castellii chromosome 4, complete genome.
TGAATTGGCCAAGGTATGGGTAGATCTTAGACCCAAAtcagatgaaattttattacatATTAAAAAGTTCGATCAAAGCAATTCCAGCCGAGTTGGTAGCATAACAAGACAGAGTAATGAATCGAAAGAGGTTGAGGATAATGAGGTAGATCCAATAACTGAAGCCATTGGGAACCTATCTATCAATCCTGACCTAAGTCCTACCAaacagaaaagaaagaagttTGGGGCTGTATTATTAAGAAAGATGAATATTAGACCGATGGCAACCTTGTCTCCCACTACTGACGATGAGCATAACCCCTTCTTCGACACATCTTCTCCCACCGCATTAAAAGATGGAGCAGCGGTAAGTCAATTGGTATTGAAAGATGTTCCACCTTTAATATACCCAAAATCAGGGCAATTTACAGATGAAGAGGACCGGGCATTGGATAGTTCTCCTTTGAAGCCATTTGAGTATTCTCCGACTCCTATCATGTCTATTTCTAAGGAACCATCAACCATGACAGAAACTGAAACAGACCCTGACTTTACCCCAGAGAAGCACCCACCAGTGATCGCACTTGAACAATTGGAAGCTGAAAAGATAAAATTTTACGcttcaaaaaaatcattaattcCATCATCTAAAGAGAAAACTTCTAAGACAATAATAGAACAGTCATTAACGTCTATATCAAGCCCCATTTCAAACAAGTACTGGGCACCGACCTCGGCAAAAAGGGGGAGATTGGCGACCCCAACACCAGTTTCTCGATTGTTAGTATCCATTCCCAACCATCGTAGACTCACGCCATTAAGAAGGCATGAATGAGATTATATGGACATTAGtatttaaattaaatattcgCAAAAACATGTAACATTATATATCAACCTAAGCTGCTTGTCACAGTTTCAAATGAACGTTAAAACCTCCGAAGTCATCTAGAGCAAAATTGAGTTAGGTGGGCTATCCTTTATGCTTTTATTACACATTGATTTTTATTCCCATTATTTCTTACAGATTGATGGAAAACAGTTTTTCACGTGATCTCGCGAATGTGCCAGAACCAATACAGCCAAGACGAACCACTTCTACCACTTGATAACTTGCCTTTCAAGAACTAGAAAAGAGCTTAAAAAGAACCTAAACACGGCTGATCTTGTAGTTTATGAGATCGGATGAAATAGTAACAGTGAATAAAAAATGCACAATAAACATCCAAGAGGAGAAAACCGATGAAACTTATGGTATTAGGAAAAATATCAGGACCATCATAAGAAGAACTTCTGATTTGGTATCCTCCGGAGAACTACCAAATGAGATTGGACCATTGACCTATTCAAACTTGATAACAGATGATATTACCGAGTACTTTAAAAGCGACACGACGATATCGGCTAAATTGTCCACTTTGTGTAATCAATTGAAGTCGAAAGGTATcataatgaagaagattacGAGACGGAAACAAAGACTATACCTTTTCAAGTTAGGACCAACTTTACAAACTATAACGTGGAAAAATGAAACTAAAACTATCAGCTTGGACTCAATCAAAGATATTAGAATTGGAGAGATGGCCAGTAATTATAGAGAAGAATACGGTATTGAAGAACAGTTTTCTGGATTATGGCTCACCCTTATCTATAacatttccaaaaataaattgaaaaccTTACATTTACTGGCCAGAGATGCTGTTGAATTTAAtgcatttttcaattgtatTTACGGGTTGGTGAAATCGAGAAGAGAGCTGATGGAAAGTATATCTGTGCCAAACAACGAGCAATTTGCAAATATTCATTGGCATCATACGGTATCTGAGAGGAAAGAAGAcgaaaataatgatacattatcatttgaagatgttaGAAGATTATGTGAGAAGTTTCATATTTATTGCTCTTCCGCTTACCTGctcaaattcttcaaactcGCCGATGTTAATCATAATAGCTTACTGAACTTCCAAGAATTCCAAACTTTtgttaaattattaaaacaGCGTCAGGAGATTTCTACAATCTGGACTGGCTTAACGGAGGGAAAGTTAAAGATGGATTTACAAATGTTTACTGAATTCCTCACAAATGTTCAAGGAGAATCGTCAACGGATATGcaaattcaagatttaTTTATCGAATTTAGTATGGCAAATAAAGGAGAATATCTCACTGAAGAGGGTTTCACGAAATATTTGAACTCTCAGCCATATCTAATTGAGTTGAAGGAAGATTATAGCAAGCCACTAAACCATTACTTTATTGCGTCATCTCATAACACATATTTATTGGGGAAGCAGATTGCTGAAACACCCTCAGTGGAAGGATACATTCAAGTTTTACAACAAGGATGTCGCTGTGTGGAAATTGATATTTGGgatggtgatgatggaCCTGTGGTATGTCATGGATTTTTGACTCCATCTATTCCATTGCGTAATGTGCTCGGAGCCATTCGAAAATATGCATTTATCACATCTTCATATCCATTGATCAtttctttggaattgaatTGTGATAAGATGAACCAGAAACTGGCAAGTATGGTAATCAAAGATACTCTAGGACATATGTTATATGTAGATCATGGAGATAGTTTGTCGTTGCCGTCACCACAGGAATTAAGGCAcaaaatcattatcaaagCCAAAAAGACTAAGATTCGTCTAGGTAGTCGAAGTCCGTTCTCATCCTCCCCTATAGAGACTACTTCATCAATCAGTTCTTCATATGATTCAGAATTTGATAGTAGTTCCAACGCTGCCAATCCTGGTGTTGCCACCATCAATACCGAAACTctcaaaagaagaaattcaagTAGTTCCATTACTCGAATACGAAGAATCGGTCTAAAACATAATATTAAGATAATAGCGGATGTGTTGGAAATATCAGGTATTCATGGCATTAAGTTTAGAGATTTTTCACTTCCTGAATCAAAAACATGCACACATTGTTTCTCgattaatgaaaagaagttTGACTCCATACGTTTAGATAATTCTTTGAACCTTTCGCTTGATAAGCATAATAGACGATATTTAATGAGAATTTATCCACATGCATTAAGATATAAATCAACAAATTTCAATCCCATCAAATTTTGGTCCTTAGGTAGTCAGATGGTAGCTACGAATTGGCAAACTAATGACCTTGGCCAACAAATTAATTTGGCAATGTTCCAGTTTAGTAATCAAAGGAATACTATTTTCCATTCGGGATATGTTTTAAAACCACTTGCTCTACTATCTACAGTATCAAAAGAGAAGCACATTCCGGCCCTgtatgaaaaattgaataagCTTACTCCGTTAAAGAAGGTTATCATCAAGATCTTATCTGCACAGTTACTACCCAACTCAAAAGAAGTTAAAAACACTACGAATAAGGAAGAGAATTTTGGGTCGTCAGTGTTGATGGAGTACATCAGTAATGATGACTTATTGGATCTACACATTGTAAAAAATGGAATTAGGACATCCACCGGAGAAGTACGTACAATTCAATGCAAAGAGAACGGGTTTAATCCCATATGGGACTCAGAGCTTCAAATGTTAATAAGACACTTAGACTTTGCCTTTATCCGTTTCACAGTGATTGCCAATGGGATTCCCCTGGCTACATCCTGTTTAAAATTAAGTTATTTACGGAGAGGCTACAGACACATCCCCTTGTATAGCATGGAGGGGGaacaatatatattttccaagttGTTCATCTACACGACTATCACATAAGCATAATACATATATCATATTTGTTAGTTCATGGATTCGCGTTTCGCGATTCGCGTATTCTTTTCACGTTTGGCGCTTTGACCCAATTGGGATAAACAACCAATCAAGGATTGTTGGAGACTATATATATAGGGATAACGGTTGAATACTATAGACAAAGGAGACAATAGTACCTCACCCAGCAAACTCGATACCTCACAAAACCAACACAAATGTCATCCCCAATGAAAAGAAGACCCGCTCTAGTAGGCAAAAATGTGAACAGCATCAGTAGGAGATCGATACACAAAAATGATAGCACACATTCCTCACCCACAAAGAAAAGCAATAGAAACTCACAACTAATAGACCTTGCGTTGAGGAAAAGTCCAGTCAGACAAGTGTCCTTGTCACCACAGAGACGAACTCGTCAAACTGAAGAAACTAGCATACCGTTCAAAatgtttgaagaaacatcGGAGATGAGAGCTAACATCTTGGAGGAACATCAACTTTTACTGACTCGTTCAGTGCAGTTtcatgatgaaaatgaatacGAAGACGTTAAGGAGAACGTGTCTCCCACTAAAATAAAACTAATGAATAGAAAGGGAGGGCGAATGAACAGTAAAACGAGTATAAGGAAGCCATTGCAAGATCTAGATATCATGGAGTATAAAGGTTACATTGAAAATCCTCAGACAAACTCTAGGATGCAATTAACATTGCATACAAACGGGAAAGTTCATTTACCAAGTTTTGTAACGCCTCCAAGAAAGCATAAATTAAAGGACTACTTTACCAGTAATAATGGGGACCACAATACCAATCTAGTATCACTCCATCCTTCCAAAACTactgatgatattgatcAGGACAAAGTGGTAAGGAAGTTAGAATTTAAGATCTGTGAAAATTAGTCAGAAAATTTGCCAGCATTATATATAACCAAGTAAAAGAACTTATAGATACCCCACACAAAAGTACTCCTTAATAACGAATCTCATTCGTATCCACTGCCTTCTTTTTTAGTATTTATATAGCAATTTCTCTGAAGTGTATGCCAAGTTTGTATGTGGTGTTAggttgaaatttttcagtaaaaaaatttgtCCGAAGCTCATCGCAAAAATATAACAACTTTAAGTATTGAATAGATAAATAGTTATTAGTGGGAAATTCTGGAGCATCTAGTTAGGCAGATAGAAACAGAAACGCgattatttgataaaagaTGGCTAAGGCAGCTAAGAAGAAGTATTCTGGTGCGCCAACTACCAACAAACAAGTGGCAGCTGAAAAGCATTTAAGTTCagtattcaaatttaatacTGATCTAGGTCAGcatatattgaagaatcCTTTGGTGGCACAAGGTATTGTCGATAAGGCTCAAATTAAGCCATCTGATATAGTCTTAGAAGTTGGTCCAGGTACTGGTAATTTAACGGTAAGAATTCTTGAGCAGGCCAGAAAAGTTGTAGCAGTGGAAATGGATCCCAGAATGGCTGCAGAATTGACTAAGCGTGTTCATGGGACTCCTAgtgagaagaaattggagaTTCTATTAGGTGATTTCATGAAGACAGATTTGCCCtattttgatatttgtATCAGTAATACTCCATATCAAATTTCGTCACCTTtagttttcaaattgattaatCAACCAAGACCCCCCAGAGTATCCATTTTAATGTTTCAAAGAGAATTTGCTATGAGATTGTTGGCTAGACCTGGTGATTCATTATATTGTAGACTGTCAGCCAATGTACAAATGTGGGCTAATGTGACTCATATTATGAAAGTGGgaagaaataatttcaGACCACCACCACAAGTTGAATCCAGTGTTGTCAGGATTGAAATTAAGACACCAAGGCCACAAGTTGATTTTAATGAATGGGATGGGTTATTAAGAATTGTATTTGTTAGGAAAAATAGAATGATATCGGCAGGTTTTAAATCATCGACTGTGTTGGAGATTCTAGAGAAGAACTATAAGACTTATTTGGCtatgaataatgaaatggTGGATGACACTCAAGGTTCTATGCTTGAAGTGGTCAAGGAGAAAATTGCAACTGTATTGAAGGAAACAGGGTTAGCTGATAAGAGAGCTGGGAAGTGTGATCAAACagattttttgaaattattatacGCCTTCCATCAAGTTGGAATTCATTTCTCCTAAGTAAAGGGGAAAAGcttgtttattttctatAGATGTGTATATTAAAAGGAAAAGTTGAAAATGACCGGTGAAAGCTACTACATTTTGTACTGACCACCAACAAGTTCGAGTAGTTTTGAGGCAAGGGAGGGAAACTCCAAAATACATCGTCAATGACCGTAATAAACAAGCTAAACATTTTTGTCGAAGGTATATAATGGACAACGTAGCAATGTACAGACACAGAAAGACACTTTTTAATGTATCGCCAAATGAGCACATACCACACGTAGTCATCATCAAACTCTCTTAAGTATTATATTACATGGCCAATAAGGACTCAACATGACAGAAACAAATGACTGCCCTCTTGCTCTAGTGCAAGCATTGATAAGTTAACTTCAAAACAATTTTTAGAGgcttttcaattttatttattatattctctttggttaataaattttaatagtgcatgaaataaaaaaacattAATTTTTCCTCGATAGGACAATCTGCTCTCCCGTCCCTTATGAGTgagaaatggaagaaaaattccTGGCTTCATGTAGTTGTAGGATTTAATTTACGCACCACATCGTGTTCTACGACATGACTCGATTTCAAATTAAGTCTCAACCTTAAAGGGAGACTAGAGGCTACAGATTAAGAGATCTCGCTGCTGTACCTTTTGTGTCCCAGGACTAAAATAATGGAAACTTGGCAACCACTGCTTTGGAACTCCGACAGGATCACATATCTCTTGGACACCCATTTACAGCAGATACGTGTCAGTTGAATGTGACACCGAGACTCGGACCTGGGTGTGTGGCTGACGGCTGCCCGATCTCGGTCATCCAGCCTGACTTGACGGAACCAAACGGAACCGAACGGAAAACAACAAGACGTCGAGAGTTTTTGACACGGCTTTTTTTCCTGGAAAAGGGCAAAAACTATTGACTCCACTTCCGTGCGGCGTTTCCGTGCGTGCCTGCGGTGGTGTCGCAGAGGGGTCCACGGCATGCCCGCAGAAACACATGACTACGGGCCTCTCGCAGGAAAGGAATCTCATTGTGTTTTCGTTTTTGTTTGCGTCACACTCAGATGGCGGATTTCTATTTCCGCAGCTTCTGGTGGTACCAAAACCCAGTTATCCCTCTCATTTGACAAGATTTGCTGTAAATGCTCAACATCGATGGGTGACATTGCCGCATCCTTTGACCCGCTGCAATTTACATCCACTTCCCCTGGTCACGATCTTTGCTTATGCCTTTAATCACGTACTTGCAAAAAAGTGGTCCCTTGGAGACCACTGGATCTCTGCAAAAACCGTATAGATTAAACACATATATATAGGTGTGTATGTAAAGACCGATCTATGTATACTCAGTAACTCCTGTCCTTCGTCGTTGCGTTTTGAGTCAGCAAAGTAAAAACTACTCATCTAACATGACAATCAGAGAAGTACTCACAGAAGAAACAACTTCCGATCGCTACGAAGAATACTTCGACCCACAAAAGAAGGTCGATTCAAAGACTTTCCCCACCCAGGAACGTGAACTGCTTCACGATgacttggaaaataatatctCACTCTCTACAAGTGCAGAAGACCAAAATGACTCTTATAACGTCGATGGGAAGACCGAAGGAacaagattgaaaaaagtTCTGGAGGGAAGAGTCGTTTCCATGGTCGCCATTGGTGGTAGTTTGGGTACTGGTCTATTAATCGGTACAGGTAACTCTTTGGCTACTGCCGGTCCAGTTTCTATGCTAATCGCCTACGCCTTTGTCGGTCTATTAGTGTTCTTCACTATGGCCTCTTTGGGGGAAATGGCTTCTTATATCCCATTAGATGGGTTCACAAGTTATGCTACTCGTTATGCTGATCCTGCCCTTGGGTTCGCTGTGGGTTATTGCTaccttttcaaatattttatcttACCTCCAAATCAATTAACCGCCGCTGCATTAGTCATTCAATACTGGATCCCAAGAGAAAAAGTTAACCCTGGTGTTTGGATTACCATCTTCTTAGTCGTCATCGTCGCCATTAATACACTAGGTGTTCAATTCTTTGGTGAATTCGAATTCTGGTTATCCAGTTTCAAAGTCCTTGTCATGTTCGCCTTAATCATCTTATTATTCATCTTAATGTTAGGTGGTGGTCCAAATCATGACAGATTGGGATTCAGACACTGGAAACATCCAGGTGCATTCAATAATTATTCTCCAGCAATTACAGGCGACACAGGTAAATTTGTCGCTTTCGTTTCCGTCTTTGTCTACGCTACTTTCGCTTACTTAGGTACTGAATTGGTTGGTATTGTCGTTGGTGAAGCTAGAAATCCAAGAAAAAGTGTTCCAAAGGCTATTAAATTGACCATGTACCgtatcatcattttctaTTTAATTAGTATCTTACTATTGGGAATGTGTGTCGGGTATGATGACCCACTTTTATTAGAAGCTAAGACCAAGAGTACCTCAGCTGCTGCCTCTCCATTTGTCGTCGCCATCGTTAACTCAGGAATTAAAGTGTTACCACACATCTTTAATGCATGTGTCTTAGTCTTTGTCTTCAGTGCTTGTAACTCAGATTTATACGTCGCTTCCAGAAGTTTGTACAGTTTAGCCATCGATAACAAGGCTCCTAAAATTTTTGCAAGAACTAACAGATGGGGGATTCCATATTATTCCCTCGGGTTATCAGTCCTATTCTGTCTTTTAGCATACATGAGTGTTTCCTCTGGTTCCGCTAAGATCTTCAACTATTTCGTCAATGTCGTTTCCATCTTTGGTTTATTAAGTTGGATTTGTATCCTAGTCACTTATTTGGCATTCGACAGAGCCGTCAGAGCACAAGGTATTGATAAATCCACTTTTTCATACGTCGCTCCAGGTCAACGTTATGGTGCTTATTTCGCTTTGTTCTTTTGCTCTTTAATCGCTTTGATTAAAAACTTTACTGTCTTTTTAGGTCATCAATTTGATTACAAGACTTTCATTACAGGTTACATTGGTATACCAGTCTTTTTCATCTCTTACTTTGGTTATAAACTCATTTATAAGACTAAGATTATTGACCCATTAGAAGTGGATCTTTACACTTTCAAAGCTGCCATTGAtcaagaggaagaagatgggaAATTGGAAGACATTGCTAGAAAGGAAAGAATAAAGGCTAACGGAAGAAATTTCGAATGGTTCTACGATAAATTCTTAAGCAATATCTTTTAATTCAACGACCGCCCTCCCCCCTCTATGACAATTCACATTTCCAAAAGTGTAATattaattccaattcaaatcaaatataaTTCGCATAATAACTTATATAtccttcaataaataaGCATTCCAAACAATAATACCCGTTTACTTCATCAATCTTGCAAgcttctttttttttttttttttttggaaatttctttctatTTGCTTATTTTTATATACACTTTTgcaatataataatatattcaaaattttattatacCAATGCAATCTATACTAAGGATTATGTTctattcttttttcttaAGAAAACCATTTTTGAATAGTCTCCATGTAATCACTTGGATATCTTTGTAAAATTGCCATCGCATCATTCTGAGGCAACTTGCCcaacaatttcttcactGAATCAACAATCTCCAAAGCTGAATTCCCATTAATCGCCTTCCTATGTAATGCTTGAATAACATGGTCAACAACAACGGGAATCATGGGGGGGTCGCACACCACTGGAGATTCACTATCGATTAGtaattttatatttctATAATTCGATAAGGCAGCCTCTTGATCATCCAAAGTGGGGAGGGTTTTCAACCAATTGGAAATATATGAATCCAAATTGGGTATATCGTTACCATAAGTACTTAAGATCTTACCGATGGCAGAACTTGCATTATTAGTAGCCGTTATATTATCCTCAGATTTAGCATCTGGAATATTGcatatttggaacaatGTCTCCAATGATGAAACACACACATTATGATATACTGTTGGTGCAGCTTGACTACAGACACCGATGATGTAAGAAGCTGCTTGACGAATACTTGGATCAGGATTGACCAAGCAAACTGTGACTCTATCAATAAATGAGTCCTTAAACCCACTTGTCAATTCACCATATGATTCAATAATATCTGCAATAGCAACAAGGGCAAACAATAACAGCGTGACTTCGTTATCTTGTAAGTAGGTGTTGATTAATGGCCATATTTCTTGAATGGAATTCAAATATCTTTCACCTTGTGTCTTGAAAACGGTGGctaatgatttattaatttcatctaataaatCCTCATCG
Coding sequences within:
- the DIM1 gene encoding putative dimethyladenosine transferase (ancestral locus Anc_6.1), which codes for MAKAAKKKYSGAPTTNKQVAAEKHLSSVFKFNTDLGQHILKNPLVAQGIVDKAQIKPSDIVLEVGPGTGNLTVRILEQARKVVAVEMDPRMAAELTKRVHGTPSEKKLEILLGDFMKTDLPYFDICISNTPYQISSPLVFKLINQPRPPRVSILMFQREFAMRLLARPGDSLYCRLSANVQMWANVTHIMKVGRNNFRPPPQVESSVVRIEIKTPRPQVDFNEWDGLLRIVFVRKNRMISAGFKSSTVLEILEKNYKTYLAMNNEMVDDTQGSMLEVVKEKIATVLKETGLADKRAGKCDQTDFLKLLYAFHQVGIHFS
- the ACM1 gene encoding Acm1p (ancestral locus Anc_6.2), yielding MSSPMKRRPALVGKNVNSISRRSIHKNDSTHSSPTKKSNRNSQLIDLALRKSPVRQVSLSPQRRTRQTEETSIPFKMFEETSEMRANILEEHQLLLTRSVQFHDENEYEDVKENVSPTKIKLMNRKGGRMNSKTSIRKPLQDLDIMEYKGYIENPQTNSRMQLTLHTNGKVHLPSFVTPPRKHKLKDYFTSNNGDHNTNLVSLHPSKTTDDIDQDKVVRKLEFKICEN
- the DIP5 gene encoding dicarboxylic amino acid permease, which encodes MTIREVLTEETTSDRYEEYFDPQKKVDSKTFPTQERELLHDDLENNISLSTSAEDQNDSYNVDGKTEGTRLKKVLEGRVVSMVAIGGSLGTGLLIGTGNSLATAGPVSMLIAYAFVGLLVFFTMASLGEMASYIPLDGFTSYATRYADPALGFAVGYCYLFKYFILPPNQLTAAALVIQYWIPREKVNPGVWITIFLVVIVAINTLGVQFFGEFEFWLSSFKVLVMFALIILLFILMLGGGPNHDRLGFRHWKHPGAFNNYSPAITGDTGKFVAFVSVFVYATFAYLGTELVGIVVGEARNPRKSVPKAIKLTMYRIIIFYLISILLLGMCVGYDDPLLLEAKTKSTSAAASPFVVAIVNSGIKVLPHIFNACVLVFVFSACNSDLYVASRSLYSLAIDNKAPKIFARTNRWGIPYYSLGLSVLFCLLAYMSVSSGSAKIFNYFVNVVSIFGLLSWICILVTYLAFDRAVRAQGIDKSTFSYVAPGQRYGAYFALFFCSLIALIKNFTVFLGHQFDYKTFITGYIGIPVFFISYFGYKLIYKTKIIDPLEVDLYTFKAAIDQEEEDGKLEDIARKERIKANGRNFEWFYDKFLSNIF
- the PLC1 gene encoding phosphatidylinositol phospholipase C (ancestral locus Anc_6.3) — protein: MRSDEIVTVNKKCTINIQEEKTDETYGIRKNIRTIIRRTSDLVSSGELPNEIGPLTYSNLITDDITEYFKSDTTISAKLSTLCNQLKSKGIIMKKITRRKQRLYLFKLGPTLQTITWKNETKTISLDSIKDIRIGEMASNYREEYGIEEQFSGLWLTLIYNISKNKLKTLHLLARDAVEFNAFFNCIYGLVKSRRELMESISVPNNEQFANIHWHHTVSERKEDENNDTLSFEDVRRLCEKFHIYCSSAYLLKFFKLADVNHNSLLNFQEFQTFVKLLKQRQEISTIWTGLTEGKLKMDLQMFTEFLTNVQGESSTDMQIQDLFIEFSMANKGEYLTEEGFTKYLNSQPYLIELKEDYSKPLNHYFIASSHNTYLLGKQIAETPSVEGYIQVLQQGCRCVEIDIWDGDDGPVVCHGFLTPSIPLRNVLGAIRKYAFITSSYPLIISLELNCDKMNQKLASMVIKDTLGHMLYVDHGDSLSLPSPQELRHKIIIKAKKTKIRLGSRSPFSSSPIETTSSISSSYDSEFDSSSNAANPGVATINTETLKRRNSSSSITRIRRIGLKHNIKIIADVLEISGIHGIKFRDFSLPESKTCTHCFSINEKKFDSIRLDNSLNLSLDKHNRRYLMRIYPHALRYKSTNFNPIKFWSLGSQMVATNWQTNDLGQQINLAMFQFSNQRNTIFHSGYVLKPLALLSTVSKEKHIPALYEKLNKLTPLKKVIIKILSAQLLPNSKEVKNTTNKEENFGSSVLMEYISNDDLLDLHIVKNGIRTSTGEVRTIQCKENGFNPIWDSELQMLIRHLDFAFIRFTVIANGIPLATSCLKLSYLRRGYRHIPLYSMEGEQYIFSKLFIYTTIT